Proteins from a single region of Azospira inquinata:
- the serC gene encoding 3-phosphoserine/phosphohydroxythreonine transaminase produces the protein MRLWNFAAGPATLPEVVLEQVRDELLDWRGAGCSIMELSHRGKEFSGVIAQAEEDLRELMGIPQGYKVLFLQGGATQQFSQIPLNLLAGESAAYVVTGSWSKKAYKEAQRFGAVTCAASTEAAEAVSGGFTRLPAAEAIQVDERAAYVHVCTNETIHGVEVFDSPRLLARVPASVPVVADMSSHILSRPMAVEDYGLIYAGAQKNIGPSGLTLVIVRDDLIGRAGPQVPALMDYRVQADNGSMLNTPPTFSIYVAGLVFKWIKAQGGVAGLEKVNRQKAELLYRTIDNSGGFYRNPVAADCRSLMNVPFTLADPALDSAFLAQSKEAGLLALKGHKSVGGMRASIYNALPLAGVQALVSFMEDFAKRNG, from the coding sequence ATGCGCTTGTGGAATTTCGCCGCCGGACCGGCGACTTTGCCCGAAGTGGTGCTGGAACAGGTGCGGGATGAGCTGCTGGACTGGCGCGGCGCTGGTTGCAGCATCATGGAACTGAGCCACCGGGGCAAGGAATTTTCCGGGGTCATTGCCCAGGCGGAAGAGGATCTGCGGGAGCTGATGGGCATCCCCCAAGGCTACAAGGTGCTGTTTCTCCAGGGCGGGGCGACCCAACAGTTTTCCCAGATTCCCCTCAATCTTCTGGCCGGGGAATCCGCCGCCTACGTGGTCACCGGCTCCTGGTCCAAGAAGGCCTACAAGGAAGCCCAGCGCTTTGGCGCCGTCACCTGCGCTGCCAGCACGGAGGCGGCTGAGGCTGTCTCTGGCGGCTTTACCCGCCTGCCCGCCGCCGAGGCGATCCAGGTGGATGAACGGGCGGCCTACGTCCATGTGTGCACCAATGAAACCATCCACGGGGTGGAGGTTTTTGATAGCCCCCGTCTTCTGGCCCGTGTACCGGCTTCTGTACCCGTGGTGGCGGACATGTCTTCCCATATCCTTTCCCGGCCCATGGCGGTGGAGGATTACGGCCTGATCTATGCCGGTGCCCAGAAAAACATCGGCCCTTCGGGCCTGACCCTGGTCATTGTGCGGGACGATCTGATTGGTCGGGCCGGCCCCCAGGTGCCTGCCCTGATGGACTATCGGGTGCAGGCGGATAACGGTTCCATGCTCAACACCCCGCCCACCTTCTCCATCTACGTGGCCGGGCTGGTATTCAAGTGGATCAAGGCCCAGGGTGGTGTGGCCGGGCTGGAAAAGGTTAATCGGCAAAAGGCTGAACTGCTTTACCGGACCATCGACAACAGCGGCGGTTTCTACCGCAATCCGGTGGCGGCGGACTGCCGCTCCCTGATGAACGTGCCCTTTACCCTGGCCGATCCGGCCCTGGACAGCGCCTTCCTGGCCCAGTCCAAGGAAGCCGGTCTGTTGGCCCTCAAGGGACACAAATCGGTGGGGGGCATGCGGGCTTCCATCTACAACGCCTTGCCGTTGGCCGGGGTTCAGGCCCTGGTGTCCTTCATGGAAGATTTCGCCAAACGGAACGGTTAG
- a CDS encoding prephenate dehydrogenase — translation MPEFNKVVIFGVGLIGGSFALALKAAGEVGEVVGFGRSPGSLKQALALGVIDRAGINPAHELGDADLVLLATPVGQMGDIMARIVPYLGPETVVTDGGSTKGNVVAAAYRAFGERIRQFVPAHPIAGAENSGPGAARADLYRERKVILTPLPENPILNVAKVRSAWEWCGARIYELTPAEHDQVFAAVSHLPHLLSYALVHDLARRDNREQFFTFAASGFRDFTRIAASHPEMWRDICLANQPALLEELDRYRQQLDEIREALAQGDGPQLEAIFAHAREARRAWAGDGE, via the coding sequence ATGCCTGAGTTCAATAAAGTCGTTATTTTCGGAGTCGGTCTCATCGGCGGCTCCTTTGCCCTGGCGCTGAAGGCGGCGGGGGAGGTGGGGGAAGTGGTGGGCTTTGGCCGCAGTCCCGGCTCCCTCAAGCAGGCCCTGGCCCTGGGGGTGATCGATCGGGCGGGCATTAATCCGGCCCATGAACTGGGGGATGCGGACCTGGTGCTCCTGGCCACCCCGGTGGGGCAGATGGGGGACATCATGGCCCGCATCGTGCCCTATCTGGGGCCGGAGACGGTGGTGACCGACGGGGGCTCCACCAAAGGCAATGTGGTGGCCGCTGCCTATCGGGCTTTTGGGGAGCGTATCCGCCAGTTTGTTCCGGCCCATCCCATTGCGGGGGCGGAAAACAGCGGCCCCGGGGCGGCCCGGGCGGATTTGTACCGGGAGCGGAAGGTGATTCTCACCCCCCTGCCGGAAAACCCGATTTTGAACGTGGCCAAGGTGCGCTCCGCCTGGGAATGGTGTGGCGCCCGCATCTATGAACTGACTCCCGCTGAACACGATCAGGTGTTCGCCGCTGTCAGCCATCTGCCCCATCTCCTGTCCTACGCCCTGGTCCACGATCTGGCCCGGCGGGACAACCGGGAACAGTTTTTTACCTTCGCTGCCAGTGGTTTCCGGGACTTCACCCGTATTGCCGCCAGCCATCCGGAAATGTGGCGGGACATCTGTCTCGCCAATCAGCCCGCCCTGTTGGAAGAGCTGGACCGTTACCGCCAGCAGCTGGATGAAATCCGGGAAGCCCTGGCCCAGGGGGACGGCCCCCAGCTGGAAGCCATTTTTGCCCACGCCCGGGAAGCTCGTCGCGCCTGGGCTGGCGACGGGGAATAG
- the rpsA gene encoding 30S ribosomal protein S1, protein MTTASSASPLSQESFAALFEESLLRQEMRQGEVITAEVVRVDQNFVVVNAGLKSESYVPVDEFLNDQGELEVKPGDFVQVAIEQLEDGYGETRLSRDKAKRIAAWNDLEKALNDGSLVTGVITGKVKGGLTVMTNGVRAFLPGSLVDVRPVKDTTPYEGKTMEFKVIKLDRKRNNVVVSRRAVLEATMGEEREKLLATLQEGAVVKGIVKNITDYGAFVDLGGIDGLLHITDLAWRRVRHPSEVLAVGDEVTAKVLKFDAEKNRVSLGLKQLGEDPWVGISRRYPSGTRLFGKVTNLTDYGAFVEIEQGIEGLVHVSEMDWTNKNVHPTKVVQLGDEVEVMILEIDEDRRRISLGMKQCMPNPWEEFAQNHKKGDKVSGQIKSITDFGVFIGLPGNIDGLVHLSDLSWSVAGEEAIRNFKKGDEVQAVVLAIDVEKERISLGIKQLEGDPYTNYIATHEKNAVVRGAVKSVDARGAVVQLDGDVEGYLRASEFSRDRVDDLSAILKVGDLVEAMITNVDRKSRGVNLSIKAKDQAEQHEALAKFASENTAASSGTTNLGALLKAKLNNPQN, encoded by the coding sequence ATGACTACTGCTTCTTCCGCTTCCCCCCTGTCCCAAGAAAGCTTTGCCGCCCTCTTTGAAGAGAGCCTGTTGCGCCAAGAAATGCGCCAAGGCGAAGTGATCACCGCCGAAGTCGTTCGCGTCGACCAAAATTTTGTCGTCGTGAATGCCGGCCTGAAATCCGAATCCTATGTGCCGGTCGATGAATTCCTCAACGACCAAGGCGAACTCGAAGTCAAGCCCGGCGACTTCGTGCAAGTGGCTATTGAACAGCTGGAAGACGGCTACGGTGAAACCCGCCTGTCTCGGGACAAGGCCAAGCGTATCGCCGCCTGGAACGACCTGGAAAAGGCCCTCAACGACGGTTCCCTGGTGACCGGCGTGATCACCGGCAAGGTCAAGGGCGGTCTCACCGTCATGACCAATGGGGTGCGTGCCTTCCTGCCCGGTTCCCTCGTGGACGTGCGTCCTGTCAAGGACACCACGCCGTACGAAGGCAAGACCATGGAATTCAAGGTCATCAAGCTGGATCGCAAGCGCAACAACGTGGTGGTCTCCCGCCGCGCCGTTCTGGAAGCCACCATGGGTGAAGAACGGGAAAAGCTGCTGGCGACTCTGCAAGAAGGCGCCGTGGTCAAGGGTATCGTCAAGAACATCACCGACTACGGTGCTTTCGTGGATCTGGGCGGTATCGACGGCCTGCTGCACATCACCGATCTGGCCTGGCGTCGTGTGCGTCACCCCAGCGAAGTGCTGGCCGTGGGCGACGAAGTGACCGCCAAGGTGCTGAAGTTCGACGCCGAAAAGAACCGGGTTTCCCTGGGTCTGAAGCAACTGGGCGAAGATCCGTGGGTCGGCATCTCCCGCCGTTACCCCTCCGGCACCCGCCTGTTCGGCAAGGTAACCAACCTGACCGACTACGGTGCCTTCGTGGAAATCGAACAAGGCATTGAAGGTCTGGTGCACGTTTCCGAAATGGATTGGACCAACAAGAACGTCCATCCCACCAAGGTGGTTCAGCTGGGCGACGAAGTAGAAGTCATGATCCTGGAAATCGACGAAGATCGCCGTCGTATTTCCCTGGGTATGAAGCAATGCATGCCCAATCCTTGGGAAGAATTTGCCCAAAACCACAAGAAGGGCGACAAGGTCTCCGGCCAAATCAAGTCCATCACCGACTTCGGTGTGTTCATTGGTCTGCCCGGCAACATCGACGGTCTGGTGCACCTCTCCGACCTGTCCTGGAGCGTGGCTGGCGAAGAAGCCATCCGCAACTTCAAGAAGGGCGACGAAGTGCAAGCCGTGGTGCTGGCCATCGACGTGGAAAAGGAACGCATCTCCCTGGGTATCAAGCAACTGGAAGGCGACCCGTACACCAACTACATCGCTACCCACGAAAAGAACGCCGTGGTTCGTGGTGCCGTGAAGTCCGTGGATGCCCGTGGTGCCGTGGTGCAACTGGATGGGGATGTGGAAGGCTACCTGCGCGCTTCCGAATTCTCCCGGGATCGGGTGGACGATCTGTCCGCTATCCTGAAGGTGGGCGATTTGGTGGAAGCCATGATCACCAACGTGGATCGCAAGTCCCGTGGCGTGAATCTGTCCATCAAGGCCAAGGATCAAGCCGAACAGCACGAAGCGCTGGCGAAATTTGCCTCCGAAAACACTGCGGCCAGTTCCGGTACCACCAACCTGGGTGCGTTGCTGAAAGCCAAGCTGAACAACCCGCAAAACTAA
- a CDS encoding bifunctional 3-phosphoshikimate 1-carboxyvinyltransferase/cytidylate kinase, giving the protein MEFLDLPPFLSATGTVRLPGSKSISNRVLLLAALAEGTTEVRDLLASDDTERMLDGLGTLGVTIRQQADGAYLVQGVGRQGFPVREADLFLGNAGTAFRPLTAALALAGGHYRLTGVARMHERPIGDLVDALAQLGARIEYRGNPGFPPLEIHPAAVHGGGVVRVRGNVSSQFLTALLMALPLTGVATRVEVVGELISKPYIAITLAIMEKFGVTVEREGWQAFTVPAASAYRSPGVFYVEGDASSASYFLAAGALGQGPVRVEGVGSASIQGDVQFTEALAQMGARISAGPNWIECRGPENGSLRGVDLDCNQIPDAAMTLVPLALFAQGPTRLRNIASWRVKETDRIAAMAAEARKLGAEVIEAEDALTLIPPASLKPAAIHTYDDHRMAMCFSLAAFGTPLRILDPQCVAKTFPDYFQRLQALVRPAPVIAIDGPSASGKGTVAARVAARLGFAYLDSGALYRLTALAAQEAGVAWENEGAVAPLAAALEVTFQEGAITLNGKDVGDAIRSEAISQGASKVAALPQVREALLFRQRAFLRSPGLVADGRDMGTVVFPRAALKVFLTASAEVRAERRYKQLIEKGFPANMAAILQELRERDRRDSERSVAPLKQNGDALLLDTSDLSIDQAVDQVLTWYGQASL; this is encoded by the coding sequence ATGGAATTTCTCGATCTCCCCCCCTTCCTTTCTGCCACCGGTACGGTGCGTCTGCCTGGTTCCAAGAGTATTTCCAACCGGGTACTGCTCCTGGCTGCCCTGGCGGAAGGCACCACCGAAGTTCGGGACCTGCTCGCCTCCGATGATACTGAGCGTATGTTGGATGGGCTGGGGACCCTGGGGGTGACCATCCGCCAGCAAGCGGATGGGGCCTACCTGGTCCAGGGGGTAGGGCGGCAGGGATTCCCGGTGCGGGAGGCGGATCTTTTTCTGGGGAACGCGGGCACCGCTTTTCGCCCTTTGACTGCCGCCCTGGCATTGGCTGGCGGTCATTACCGGCTCACCGGGGTGGCCCGTATGCACGAACGCCCCATTGGCGATCTAGTGGATGCCCTGGCCCAGCTGGGTGCGCGTATTGAGTACCGGGGGAATCCGGGCTTTCCGCCCTTGGAGATTCACCCAGCGGCGGTCCATGGCGGTGGGGTGGTGCGGGTCCGGGGCAATGTATCCAGCCAGTTTCTGACGGCCCTGCTCATGGCGTTGCCCCTTACCGGGGTGGCTACCCGGGTGGAAGTGGTGGGGGAATTGATTTCCAAACCCTATATCGCCATTACCCTGGCCATTATGGAAAAGTTTGGCGTGACCGTGGAACGGGAGGGCTGGCAGGCCTTCACCGTGCCAGCGGCCAGCGCCTATCGTTCCCCCGGGGTGTTTTACGTGGAGGGGGATGCTTCCTCCGCCTCCTATTTCCTCGCAGCCGGAGCCCTGGGCCAGGGGCCGGTTCGGGTGGAAGGGGTGGGTTCCGCCTCCATCCAAGGGGATGTGCAATTTACGGAAGCCCTGGCCCAGATGGGCGCCCGCATCAGCGCGGGGCCCAATTGGATCGAGTGCCGGGGGCCGGAAAACGGCAGCCTGCGGGGGGTGGATCTGGATTGCAACCAGATTCCCGATGCGGCCATGACCCTGGTTCCCCTGGCCCTGTTTGCCCAGGGGCCCACCCGTCTGCGCAACATCGCCAGCTGGCGGGTGAAGGAAACGGACCGGATTGCCGCCATGGCGGCGGAGGCCCGCAAGCTGGGGGCGGAGGTGATCGAGGCGGAAGATGCCTTGACCCTGATTCCCCCTGCCAGCCTGAAGCCCGCTGCTATCCATACCTACGACGACCATCGCATGGCCATGTGTTTTTCCCTGGCGGCTTTTGGTACGCCCTTGCGGATTCTGGACCCCCAATGCGTGGCCAAAACCTTCCCGGACTATTTTCAGCGTCTGCAAGCCCTGGTACGTCCGGCTCCGGTGATTGCCATAGATGGCCCCTCTGCTTCCGGTAAGGGAACCGTGGCGGCCCGGGTGGCGGCCCGATTGGGCTTTGCCTATCTGGATTCGGGAGCCCTTTACCGGCTGACTGCCCTGGCCGCCCAGGAAGCGGGAGTGGCTTGGGAAAATGAAGGAGCGGTGGCCCCCCTTGCCGCCGCCCTGGAAGTGACTTTCCAGGAGGGGGCCATCACTCTGAACGGTAAGGATGTGGGGGATGCCATCCGTAGCGAAGCTATTTCCCAGGGAGCCTCGAAAGTGGCTGCTTTGCCCCAGGTGCGGGAGGCCCTGCTCTTCCGGCAGCGGGCTTTTTTGCGAAGCCCCGGGCTGGTGGCCGACGGCCGGGATATGGGGACGGTAGTCTTTCCTCGGGCAGCCCTTAAGGTGTTCCTGACGGCTAGTGCGGAAGTGCGGGCGGAAAGACGCTATAAGCAGTTGATCGAAAAAGGGTTCCCTGCTAACATGGCCGCGATTTTGCAAGAGTTGCGGGAACGCGACCGCCGGGATAGTGAGCGGAGTGTGGCGCCTCTCAAGCAAAATGGGGATGCGCTGCTTCTGGATACGTCAGACCTTTCCATCGACCAGGCGGTCGATCAGGTGCTGACGTGGTACGGGCAGGCGTCCCTTTAG
- the gyrA gene encoding DNA gyrase subunit A — protein sequence MDQFAKETLPVSLEEEMRRSYLDYAMSVIVGRALPDVRDGLKPVHRRVLFAMHELGNDWNKAYKKSARIVGDVIGKYHPHGDTAVYDTIVRMAQDFSLRYMLVDGQGNFGSVDGDNAAAMRYTEVRMARIGHELLADIDKETVDFGPNYDGSEEEPLILPARIPNLLINGSSGIAVGMATNIAPHNLSEVVSGCLALLENPEITVEDLIQYIPAPDFPTGGIIYGVNGVREGYRTGRGRVVMRAKTHFEDLEKGNRQAIIVDELPYQVNKRSLLEKIGELVNDKRIEGISDLRDESDKSGMRMVIELKRGEMPEVVLNNLFKLTQLQDTFGMNTVALVDGQPRLLNIKQMLDCFLAHRREVITRRTIFELRKAREKAHIQEGLAVALDNVDAIIALIKAAPTPADAKRELMARLWVSPTVTEMLARAALDATRPEGLSIEYGLSKQGYLLSDAQAQAILELRLQRLTGLERDKIVTDFRELLEKIADLMDILARPERITEIIGDDLKEIRTQFGDGRRSEIVTHTQDLGIEDLITPQDMVVTLSHSGYVKSQPLADYRSQRRGGRGKQAAAVKEDDFVDHLFIANTHDFILCFSNRGRVYWLKVYEVPQGSRTSRGKPIVNMFPLEEGEKINAILPVKEFSEDRYVFLCTAQGTVKKTPLSEFSNPRKAGIIAVGLDDGDHLIGAEITSGNSDIMLVSDGGKAVWFDEEDVRPMGRPARGVRGMKMQAGQQVISLLVAESESQTVLVATENGFGKRTVLSEFRHSGRGTQGVIAIASSERNGKIVGAKLVGDEDEIMLITTGGVLIRTRVSEIRGMGRATQGVTLISLDQGEKLAGLEKVVESEEE from the coding sequence ATGGATCAATTCGCCAAGGAAACACTCCCCGTCAGTCTTGAAGAGGAAATGCGCCGTTCCTACCTGGATTACGCCATGAGCGTAATCGTCGGTCGGGCTCTGCCCGACGTGCGGGACGGCCTCAAACCCGTGCATCGGCGGGTGCTGTTCGCCATGCATGAGCTGGGGAACGACTGGAACAAGGCTTATAAAAAGTCGGCCCGTATCGTCGGGGACGTTATCGGTAAGTACCACCCCCACGGCGACACGGCGGTGTATGACACCATTGTGCGGATGGCCCAGGACTTTTCCCTGCGCTACATGCTGGTGGATGGGCAAGGGAACTTCGGCTCGGTGGACGGGGACAATGCGGCGGCCATGCGGTACACGGAAGTGCGCATGGCCCGGATCGGCCACGAACTGCTGGCGGATATTGACAAAGAAACCGTGGATTTCGGGCCCAACTACGACGGCTCCGAAGAAGAACCCCTGATTCTCCCGGCCCGTATTCCCAACCTGCTGATCAACGGCTCCTCCGGTATTGCCGTGGGGATGGCCACCAATATTGCCCCCCACAATCTTTCCGAAGTGGTGTCCGGCTGTCTGGCCCTGCTGGAAAATCCGGAAATTACGGTGGAAGACCTGATCCAGTACATCCCGGCTCCCGATTTCCCCACCGGGGGCATCATCTATGGGGTGAACGGGGTGCGGGAAGGCTATCGCACCGGCCGGGGCCGGGTGGTGATGCGGGCCAAAACCCACTTTGAAGACCTGGAAAAGGGCAACCGTCAGGCCATCATCGTGGATGAGCTGCCCTATCAGGTGAATAAGCGCAGCCTCCTGGAAAAGATTGGCGAACTGGTCAATGACAAGCGGATCGAAGGCATCTCCGATCTGCGGGACGAGTCGGATAAGTCCGGCATGCGCATGGTCATTGAACTGAAGCGGGGGGAAATGCCGGAGGTGGTGCTCAACAACCTCTTCAAGCTGACCCAGCTGCAAGACACCTTCGGTATGAATACGGTGGCCCTGGTGGATGGTCAGCCCCGCCTGCTGAATATCAAGCAGATGCTGGACTGCTTCCTGGCCCACCGCCGGGAAGTGATTACCCGCCGCACCATTTTCGAACTGCGCAAAGCCCGGGAAAAAGCCCACATCCAAGAAGGTCTGGCCGTGGCCCTGGACAATGTGGATGCCATCATCGCCCTGATCAAGGCGGCGCCGACTCCGGCGGACGCTAAGCGGGAATTGATGGCCCGTTTGTGGGTTTCCCCCACGGTGACGGAAATGTTGGCCCGGGCCGCCCTGGACGCGACCCGGCCGGAAGGGCTGAGTATCGAATACGGTCTTTCCAAGCAGGGCTATCTGCTCTCCGACGCCCAGGCCCAGGCCATTCTGGAACTGCGTCTGCAACGCCTGACCGGCCTGGAACGGGACAAAATCGTCACCGACTTCCGGGAATTGCTGGAAAAGATTGCGGACCTCATGGATATCCTGGCCCGGCCGGAACGGATTACGGAAATTATTGGCGACGACCTGAAGGAAATCCGCACCCAGTTCGGGGACGGGCGCCGCTCAGAAATCGTCACCCATACCCAGGATCTGGGCATTGAGGATTTGATTACGCCCCAGGACATGGTGGTCACCCTGTCCCACTCCGGCTACGTCAAATCCCAGCCCCTGGCCGACTACCGCTCCCAGCGCCGGGGCGGACGGGGCAAACAGGCGGCGGCGGTGAAGGAAGACGATTTCGTCGATCACCTGTTCATTGCCAACACTCACGATTTCATTCTTTGCTTCTCCAACCGGGGCCGGGTCTATTGGCTCAAGGTTTATGAAGTGCCCCAGGGCAGCCGGACCAGCCGGGGCAAGCCCATCGTCAATATGTTCCCCCTGGAAGAAGGGGAAAAGATCAACGCCATTCTGCCGGTCAAGGAATTTTCCGAAGACCGCTATGTCTTCCTGTGTACCGCCCAGGGCACGGTGAAGAAGACGCCCCTGTCCGAATTCTCCAATCCCCGCAAGGCGGGCATTATCGCCGTGGGCCTGGATGACGGGGATCACCTGATCGGCGCGGAAATCACCAGTGGCAACAGCGACATCATGCTGGTTTCCGATGGCGGCAAGGCGGTGTGGTTCGACGAAGAAGATGTGCGTCCCATGGGCCGACCCGCCCGGGGTGTGCGGGGCATGAAGATGCAGGCCGGTCAGCAGGTGATTTCCCTGCTGGTGGCGGAAAGCGAAAGCCAGACCGTGCTGGTGGCGACGGAGAACGGTTTTGGCAAACGTACCGTGCTGTCCGAGTTCCGCCATTCCGGCCGGGGCACCCAAGGGGTCATCGCCATTGCCAGCAGCGAACGGAACGGCAAGATCGTGGGGGCCAAGCTGGTGGGGGATGAGGATGAAATCATGCTCATCACCACGGGGGGCGTCCTGATCCGCACCCGGGTCTCGGAAATCCGGGGCATGGGCCGGGCAACCCAGGGGGTGACCCTGATTTCCCTGGATCAAGGGGAGAAGCTGGCCGGTTTGGAAAAGGTTGTGGAAAGCGAGGAAGAGTAA
- the hisC gene encoding histidinol-phosphate transaminase yields MNVVEQALPYVRAIAPYQPGKPITELARETGIPVEKIVKLASNENPLGMSPKARQAVEQAIASLERYPDDFDLKQAVARHTGKAMDQVVLGNGSNDVLDLVARVFLSAGRSALYSQHAFAVYPLATVSVGAEAIAVPAKNFGHDLDAMLAAIRPDTRVIWIANPNNPTGTFLAYPELKAFLAKVPAHVMVVLDEAYNEYIPPEERLDTSTWLGEFPNLLVTRTFSKIYGLAGLRIGYGLTNSAVADLMNRVRQPFNCNNLALAGAIAALDDQAFVAESYRVNHEGMVKIQAALTRLGLDYIPSHGNFLTFRLPDAAEVNRRLLQQGVIVRPLVGYGMPDWLRVTIGTEPENARFLEALEQALK; encoded by the coding sequence ATGAACGTGGTTGAACAAGCCCTGCCCTATGTGCGGGCCATTGCCCCCTATCAACCGGGCAAACCTATTACGGAACTGGCTCGGGAAACGGGCATTCCGGTGGAAAAGATCGTCAAACTGGCTTCCAACGAAAATCCTTTAGGCATGAGCCCCAAGGCCCGGCAGGCGGTGGAACAGGCCATTGCTTCCCTGGAGCGCTATCCGGATGATTTTGACCTGAAACAAGCGGTGGCCCGACATACGGGCAAGGCCATGGACCAGGTGGTATTGGGCAATGGCTCCAACGATGTGCTGGACCTGGTGGCCCGGGTTTTTCTGAGCGCAGGGCGTTCCGCCCTCTATTCCCAACACGCTTTTGCCGTCTATCCTCTGGCTACCGTATCCGTGGGCGCGGAAGCCATTGCCGTGCCCGCCAAGAATTTCGGCCATGACCTGGACGCCATGCTGGCCGCCATCCGCCCGGATACCCGGGTGATCTGGATTGCCAACCCCAACAACCCCACCGGTACCTTCCTGGCCTATCCGGAATTGAAGGCCTTTCTGGCCAAGGTGCCTGCCCATGTGATGGTGGTGTTGGATGAGGCCTACAACGAATACATTCCCCCGGAAGAGCGCCTGGATACCTCAACCTGGTTGGGGGAATTCCCCAATCTGCTGGTGACCCGGACCTTTTCCAAAATCTACGGTCTGGCCGGGCTGCGGATCGGCTATGGCCTGACCAACAGCGCCGTGGCTGACCTCATGAACCGGGTGCGCCAGCCCTTTAACTGCAACAATCTGGCCCTGGCGGGCGCTATCGCCGCCCTGGACGACCAGGCATTTGTGGCCGAGAGCTACCGGGTGAATCACGAAGGCATGGTGAAAATTCAGGCCGCCCTGACCCGTCTGGGCCTGGATTACATTCCTTCCCACGGCAATTTCCTTACCTTCCGCCTGCCGGACGCGGCAGAGGTGAACCGGCGCCTGCTGCAGCAAGGGGTGATCGTCCGTCCCCTGGTGGGTTACGGTATGCCCGACTGGCTGCGGGTGACCATCGGCACCGAGCCGGAAAATGCCCGTTTCTTGGAAGCCCTGGAACAGGCGCTGAAATAG
- the pheA gene encoding prephenate dehydratase: MHQDLAPVRQEIDRLDGELLAILNRRAQCAQQVGRIKAAHGADGQIYRPEREAQVLRRIQELNQGPLADESVTFFFREVMSACLSLERPLSVACLGPLGSFSESAAVKQFGHAAKLLPMGTFDEVFREVEADHADYGVVPVENSTGGAVGLVMDRLLATPLSICGEVVLRVHQNLLSHCAALDQIQVVYSHAQSLAQCHEWLDGHLPHAQRISVASNSLAAQMAAEKPGAAAIAGDGAADRYQLPRLATTIEDEPNNTTRFLVLSRHDGGVSGRDKTSLVMSAPNRTGSLHELLLPFVSAGVSLIRLESRPARHTLWEYVFFVDVEGHRNDAPVQQALQELAQRAAFLKVLGSYPVAVY, from the coding sequence CTGCATCAGGACCTGGCGCCTGTGCGCCAGGAAATTGATCGCCTGGATGGAGAACTCCTGGCCATTCTCAACCGGCGGGCCCAATGCGCCCAGCAGGTGGGCCGTATCAAAGCCGCCCACGGGGCGGATGGCCAGATTTACCGCCCCGAGCGGGAAGCCCAGGTATTGCGCCGTATTCAGGAGTTGAACCAGGGCCCCCTGGCGGACGAAAGCGTCACCTTCTTTTTTCGGGAAGTGATGTCTGCCTGCCTATCCCTGGAACGCCCCCTGAGTGTGGCCTGTCTGGGGCCCCTGGGCAGTTTTTCCGAAAGCGCCGCGGTAAAGCAGTTCGGCCATGCGGCCAAGCTTTTGCCCATGGGCACCTTTGACGAGGTGTTCCGGGAGGTGGAAGCGGATCACGCGGATTACGGCGTGGTGCCCGTGGAAAATTCCACGGGGGGCGCAGTGGGCCTGGTTATGGACCGGCTGCTGGCCACTCCCCTGAGCATTTGCGGCGAAGTGGTGCTGCGGGTGCACCAAAATTTGCTGTCCCACTGTGCGGCTTTGGACCAGATACAGGTGGTCTATTCCCACGCCCAGTCCCTGGCCCAGTGCCATGAGTGGCTGGATGGACATCTGCCCCACGCCCAGCGCATTTCCGTGGCCAGTAATTCCCTGGCCGCCCAGATGGCGGCGGAAAAGCCGGGGGCGGCAGCCATTGCGGGGGACGGGGCGGCGGATCGCTATCAGCTACCCCGGCTGGCCACCACCATCGAGGACGAGCCCAACAACACCACCCGCTTTCTGGTGCTGAGCCGCCACGATGGGGGGGTGAGCGGGCGGGATAAGACCTCCTTGGTCATGTCCGCCCCCAACCGGACCGGTTCCCTCCATGAGTTGCTACTGCCCTTTGTTTCCGCCGGGGTCTCCCTGATCCGGCTGGAATCCCGGCCGGCCCGCCATACCCTGTGGGAATACGTGTTTTTTGTGGATGTGGAAGGGCATCGCAACGATGCCCCCGTCCAGCAGGCCTTGCAGGAACTGGCCCAGCGGGCGGCATTTTTGAAGGTCCTGGGATCCTATCCCGTAGCGGTCTATTGA
- a CDS encoding integration host factor subunit beta, protein MTKSELIARLAVRFPQLVAKDADFAVNEILDAMSSALAAGDRIEIRGFGSFSLNYRPPRLGRNPKSGEKVSVPEKHVPHFKAGKELRERVDALA, encoded by the coding sequence ATGACCAAATCCGAGCTGATCGCCCGGTTGGCGGTGCGGTTTCCCCAACTGGTGGCGAAAGACGCCGATTTCGCGGTCAACGAAATTTTGGATGCCATGTCCTCCGCCCTGGCGGCGGGGGACCGCATCGAAATTCGAGGGTTCGGTAGTTTTTCCCTAAACTACCGCCCGCCGCGGCTGGGGCGTAACCCCAAATCGGGGGAAAAGGTCAGCGTTCCGGAGAAGCATGTGCCTCACTTTAAGGCCGGAAAAGAGCTGCGCGAACGGGTGGATGCCCTGGCCTAG